One Ranitomeya imitator isolate aRanImi1 chromosome 4, aRanImi1.pri, whole genome shotgun sequence genomic window, tgtagtgaaaatagggtctaaagtatcaccggcatcaaaccttaactgtacaaagtcgccaggttcaatgtccctgatgattctatccagtaatgcctgaatgccttcatgaacaatattcaagccctcttcaaatgatcgtacacgctctaaatttacaaatctaaaatgatctgtatgtatatgaccgttgaaattgcggagggctctttcatgatgatggatgtgttgcaaaaatactgtatgatcggggcgccgcacattaccagcagcgtctgcggcttgtgaattttgtgtagatgcctgTGCGGCAGCTGCAGAGCTGCCTggactatgtgagtgctgttctgactcttgtgacgacatcTGTGGTGACTGTAGAGGCATTGCAGGACACATGGCACCACggcgcctcctagagcatagcgcccgtctagcgctgaccaacaattttagagccctctttataactctagccctattatacctgggtagtgttagtttaggtggtttatgcatgccgtagccgaccatatctagtcataatggggtcgctgtagttgttatctcgccatccagcagcaggctccgaagtgcgtatagttcggacttattagcctgtgttgggttttgtgttaataataatttttcaaaagtatcacaaaaaaacattattttggggacccagcgtttgtagcgtaagtagcggccgatgtgttcctgaaatacaagcatttcaacggggtcccagctgcgggattcatgctgcagatctatagctggcgcatgaatccgtggctttttacacaccttaagctctttacaccccttaacatcatccggccgcgacctctttgaccgtttcttaacattaacagagttagatacacagacatgagatatgtcacccaaattagagggtcctgagggtccggccccagaggcattagcaggacccgttacacatggcgctgacggttgcatagtgtgggacatacgtataatgagcggttctatggatggttgcttaccatcagcgagctgatcaatctcgcgttCATACTCTTCACGACtcatcgtggctgttgcacccacggcgcaggatgcggttggtgactctgtaacatgttttgttttccgcttatgttttcggggtgcctcgagcacttctggatatagtggcgcggggtcattcacacggattgtcgatggctgaccggtacttgaatggggtatttcacgatggtccgacggtacagggtttcctgcgtcctgcaccacgcagatcggtgatagcggatatgctctaacagaaccattagccgtctgtatcgccggccacgcttgtgctgcgccattctcggtgatctgtagcggc contains:
- the LOC138675562 gene encoding uncharacterized protein; translation: MFPEPTTTEHNQPPVEELMYQTPTPRNSPDSRAPKKQLGPAGKKGRACKLKPRRIFTKENIPELMESIAEAAEDATAIIHHTSLSPKRKVMRKTPPAPLQPLQITENGAAQAWPAIQTANGSVRAYPLSPICVVQDAGNPVPSDHREIPHSSTGQPSTIRVNDPAPLYPEVLEAPRKHKRKTKHVTESPTASCAVGATATMSREEYEREIDQLADGKQPSIEPLIIRMSHTMQPSAPCVTGPANASGAGPSGPSNLGDISHVCVSNSVNVKKRSKRSRPDDVKGCKELKVCKKPRIHAPAIDLQHESRSWDPVEMLVFQEHIGRYLRYKRWVPKIMFFCDTFEKLLLTQNPTQANKSELYALRSLLLDGEITTTATPL